In a genomic window of Zingiber officinale cultivar Zhangliang chromosome 9B, Zo_v1.1, whole genome shotgun sequence:
- the LOC122025224 gene encoding uncharacterized protein LOC122025224: MSSIPVKENGGVSFPYPMLSPHDYTVWAIKTEAILDAQRVWEAVEPAKGAQVDAKKDKKARAYILQCVPEDILLQIATKKTAKEVWDSLKMRYLGSDRVKKARVQTLKSEFDALRMKEAETIDEFAGKLSALSSKFSTLGATLEDSSLQFYDLESIPFEDAIGRLKAYEERTLRLRSNTNGTEGELLLTHAEWQMRQNGSNVDTSSGGKGRGSSSPSRGKWRGRGPGRGRGRGTQR, translated from the exons ATGTCGAGCATCCCAGTAAAGGAGAACGGCGGAGTGTCATTTCCCTATCCGATGCTAAGTCCTCACGATTATACTGTGTGGGCAATAAAGACAGAGGCGATCCTTGATGCCCAGAGAGTCTGGGAGGCGGTGGAGCCAGCGAAAGGAGCCCAGGTGGATGCAAAGAAGGACAAAAAGGCACGTGCATACATCCTGCAGTGTGTCCCTGAAGACATCCTTCTCCAGATCGCAACAAAGAAGACGGCGAAGGAAGTCTGGGACAGCCTCAAGATGAGGTACCTTGGTAGTGATCGGGTGAAGAAGGCACGTGTACAAACTTTGAAGAGCGAGTTTGACGCTCTCCGGATGAAAGAGGCCGAAacgattgatgagtttgctggcaaactcaGCGCCCTAAGCAGCAAGTTCTCCACCCTTGGTGCCACGCTTGAAGATTCCTCGTTG CAATTCTACGACCTTGAGTCTATACCATTTGAGGATGCTATAGGGCGACTGAAGGCGTACGAAGAACGAACGCTACGACTACGCAGCAACACCAACGGCACTGAAGGTGAGCTCCTATTAACTCATGCCGAATGGCAAATGCGACAGAATGGGAGCAACGTGGACACTTCATCAGGAGGAAAGGGGCGTGGGTCCAGCAGCCCTAGTCGTGGCAAATGGCGTGGACGTGGGCCAGGGCGCGGTCGTGGCCGTGGTACGCAACGCTAA
- the LOC122024674 gene encoding myb-related protein Zm38-like yields MRNPCRDVDKQATNRGAWSKEEDQKLIDYITLHGEVSWRSLPKAAGLLRCGKSCRLRWINYLRPDVKRGNFQEDEEDLIIKLHALLGNRWSLIAGRLPGRTDNEVKNYWNSHLRKKLRGMGIDPDRQRGMSALARRHRTAWERSNDGDDTAGSTVVVTNYEEADQCSNGVPDLNLDLTISMGWDQKRPGRIPDESMINDSAQALDHGDYSTSAKPTLLLFR; encoded by the exons ATGAGGAATCCTTGCCGCGATGTCGATAAGCAAGCAACCAACAGGGGAGCCTGGTCGAAGGAGGAGGACCAGAAGCTGATCGACTACATCACCCTCCATGGCGAAGTCTCCTGGCGTTCACTCCCCAAGGCCGCAG GACTGCTTCGGTGCGGCAAGAGTTGCAGACTGCGGTGGATCAACTACCTTCGGCCAGACGTCAAGCGGGGGAACTTCCAGGAGGACGAAGAAGATCTCATCATCAAGCTCCACGCATTACTCGGGAACCG gtGGTCGTTGATAGCTGGGAGGTTGCCGGGGAGGACGGACAACGAGGTGAAGAACTATTGGAACTCGCATCTGAGGAAGAAGCTGAGAGGGATGGGCATCGACCCTGACCGCCAACGGGGGATGTCGGCGCTGGCGCGGCGCCACCGGACGGCGTGGGAGAGGTCGAACGATGGCGACGACACGGCGGGTAGCACGGTGGTAGTGACGAATTATGAGGAAGCGGATCAGTGCAGTAACGGTGTGCCTGATCTCAACCTTGACCTTACAATCTCCATGGGTTGGGACCAGAAGAGACCAGGAAGAATACCTGATGAATCGATGATCAATGACAGTGCTCAAGCGCTTGATCATGGAGACTACTCCACTTCTGCCAAGCCCACGCTGCTCTTATTCCGATGA